In the genome of Yersinia enterocolitica, the window AAAAAGCCGTTGCGCAGGCCCGTCAGCGTGGTGAAAAAGTGGTCATGACCAATGGCATTTTTGACATTCTCCATGCGGGTCATGTCTCTTATTTGGCTAACGCCCGTAAGCTGGGTGACCGCCTGATTGTGGCAGTGAACAGCGATGCCTCTACCAAACGCTTGAAAGGCGAAAAACGGCCAGTTAACCCACTTGATCAGCGCATGATTGTATTAGGTGCGTTGGAAGCTGTGGATTGGGTGGTGCCGTTTGAAGAAGATACGCCGCAGCGCTTAATTGCCGATATTCTGCCGGATTTGCTGGTAAAAGGTGGTGATTATAAGCCGGATGAGATCGCGGGCAGTGCCGAGGTTTGGGCCGCAGGCGGTGAGGTTAAAGTACTGAATTTTGAAGATGGAGTTTCCACCACCAATATTATTCAGTCAATCAAGAATGGCCGAGGCTAGTAGGTGGGTGGACTAAAACAGGAGTTGAGTCTGGCACAGGGAGTCGGGTTGCTGTCCACTTCACTGCTGGGAACGGGCGTTTTTGCCGTTCCTGCATTGGCGGCGATGCTGGCCGGAGACGACAGTCTATGGGCCTGGCCGATATTAATTATACTGGTTTTCCCGATTGCTATCGCGTTTGCTGCGCTAGGCCGCCATTTCCCTAGTGCCGCAGGGGCGGCCCACTTTGTGACAATGGCCTTTGGCCCGAAGTTGGGGAATGTCACTGGTTGGCTATTCTTGTCTGTTATTCCTGTTGGTTTACCCGCCGCCTTGCAAATTGCTGCCGGTTTCTGGCAGGCAACATTCGGCTGGAGCGATACTGGGTTGCTGATGGTGCAACTGGTCACTTTGCTGGTTATTTGGTTGCTTGGCACGCGCAGTGCAGGTTCCAGCGCCAATGTGCAAACATTGATAGCATTACTGGTCATTGCGCTGGTGGTGGCTATTTGGTGGCAGGGTGAGATTCATCCATCACAGATACCTTGGCCAAAGCTACAAGATATTTCTCCGCCGAATATGTTCAACGCGTTGGCCGTAATGTTCTGGTGTTTTGTCGGATTAGAAGCCTTTGCACATTTGGCGACAGAATTCCGCCATCCCGAACGTGATTTCCCACGCGCACTGATCGTTGGCTTACTCGTTGCTGGTGCGGTGTATTGGGGCTGTACCGTGGCGGTGTTGCATTTCCATGCTTATGGCGAACAACAGGCGGCTGCGGCGTCGTTGCCGGGCATTGTAGTGCAACTTTTTGGTCAGCATGCACTGTGGATAGCGTGCATTATTGGCTATCTGGCCTGTTTTGCCAGCGTCAATATCTATACCCAGAGTTTTGCCCGCATGGTGTGGTCGCAGGCGCAGGTTCGGCCTGAAAGCAAACTTGCGCAGCTTTCTGCCGGGCAAACGCCGGTTAACGCACTTACTGCCGTGGTGGGGAGTTGCCTGGTATTTGCGTTACTGATTTATTGGCTATCGCTGCCACTGGACCTGCTGATTGTTTATGCCAATGGCATTTTTGTGCTGATTTATTTGCTATGTATGCTGGCGGGGATTCGCTTATTGAGCGGGCGCTCGCGGGTGATGTCGGTGATTGGCAGTATTCTGTGTTGTGTATTGCTGGTGATGATAGGTTGGAAAAGCTTATACGCTTTACTGATGTTTTTCCTATTGTGGGTGCTGCTTTCCAGAATGCGGCCAGCGGCGATATCCTCGTAAACTCAGGGCGCGATATCGAACTGCGCCCTGATTATCACTACTGACATGCGACCAAGCGTTACTCGCCGGTTTTGTCATCACCGCTGTTATCATCAATAACGGCTGGGACGTTGTTGAATTTGGCTTCCAGCTCTGTCACGCGTTGTTCCAGTAACGCCAGTTTTTCTCTGGTGCGTAGTAACACTTGAGTTTGTACGTCGAACTCTTCACGATTAACCAAATCCAGTCGTGTTAATTGCGATTGCAGCACCAGACGAATTTTCTTTTCGACGTCTTCCCCGAATTCGCGAATTCCTTTCGGCATAGACTCATGCACCTGGCGGGCGATTTGTTCAATTTTTTTCGGGTCAATCATGATATTTCCCTAATGAGATGGATTACTGCTTATTAGTGTAATGCCTCACGTTGATTGTATAAACCTCCAAACATCTACATTTTGGTAATTGCCCAGACGAATCAATAGCGCTATAGTCATAGGGCTTATTCTCAGGGCGGGGTGCAAGTCCCCACCGGCGGTAAATTGTGGTGCGGCATATCTGTGTCGTGGTGCAAAAGCCCGCGAGCGCTCACGTTGTTTCTCTTGTTAAAGAGGGCAAGGTAGAGGTCAGCAGACCCGGTGTGATTCCGGGGCCGACGGTTATAGTCCGGATGGGAGAGAGTAACGGTATCTGCCGGGCTTATAGCTCGCTTGCGTTATTTCGGCTATTTCTATTTATATATGAAGCAATGTTATATATGAAAGAGTGGCCTTTTACTCCTCAAGACCGCCCTGATTCTGGTAATCCATAATTTTAATGAGGTTTTTTACCATGAATCAGACCCTTCTATCAGATTTTGGCACGCCTGTTGAGCGTGTAGAACGTGCTGTCGACGCGCTGCGTAATGGCCGTGGCGTTATGGTGTTAGACGACGAAAGTCGAGAAAACGAAGGTGATATCGTCTTTGCAGCTGAAGCAATGACTGTTGAACAAATGGCACTGACCATCCGCCACGGTAGTGGCATTGTGTGTCTGTGTATCACTGACGAACGCCGCCAGCAGCTTGATTTGCCGATGATGGTGACCAATAACTCCAGCCAGTTCCAGACGGCATTTACCGTGACAATTGAAGCGGCTAAAGGTGTTACGACCGGCGTTTCTGCGGCTGACCGTTTGACGACTATTCGTGCGGCCATTGCTGACAACGCTAAACCTGCTGATCTTAACCGCCCGGGCCATGTATTCCCGCTGCGTGGTCAGGTAGGCGGCGTATTATCGCGTCGTGGTCATACCGAAGCCTCTATCGATTTGGCAACACTGGCGGGCTACAAGCCAGCAGGTGTGTTGTGTGAACTGACTAATGACGATGGCAGCATGGCCCATGCGCCAGAGGTTATTGAGTTCGCTAAATTGCATGATATGCCGGTAGTGACAATTGATGACCTGGCTGATTACCTCCAGTCTCAGGCAAGAAAAGCCAGCTAATAGAGTGGCGATATCAATGGATATTGCCTGCTGATGGTGTTGGTTTAAACACCGGGTTGCCTCTATTTTCCTGAATAGAGTGCGGCCCGGTTATTTCCTATCATGTCTTGACCCCTAAGTTAACCCTTCTCTGACTTTCCCCATTCAATTTTATTGAATATCTTCATCACTGTTATCTGGCTGTGCAATGAAAAAAAAGCGCGTAATGTATTTCTTATGATTTCAAGCGCCATTTTCTCTCTTAACAGTAAGGATTTCTTATGAACAGCTCTCGTATGCCTGCACTGTTTCTCGGCCACGGTAGCCCGATGAACGTGCTGGAAGAAAACAGTCACACTCAGGCATGGCGTACGTTGGGTGAGACTTTACCGCGTCCTAAGGCGATTCTGGCCGTCTCCGCCCACTGGTATACCCGTGGTACCGCAGTGACGGCAATGGAGCAACCTCGGACTATCCATGATTTTGGTGGATTCCCTCAGGCGTTATTTGATACCGAATATCCAGCGCCGGGTTCACCGGATCTGGCAGCACAAGTTCAGCAATTATTGGCACCTATCGTTGTGCGGGCTGATACCAGTGAATGGGGATTGGACCACGGTAGCTGGGGGGTATTGATTAAAATGTACCCTGAGGCTGATATTCCGGTGGTGCAATTGAGTATTGATGGTACGCAACCGGCGGCTTATCACTATGAGTTAGGTCGCAAGCTGGCAGTGCTGCGGGAGCAGGGCGTGATGATTGTCGCCAGCGGAAACGTCGTGCATAACTTGCGTATGGTTAGATGGCAGGGTGATAGCAGTCCTTATCCTTGGGCTGAATCTTTCAATCAATTTGTGCGAGACAACCTTAACTATCAAGGTGATAACCATCCTTTAGTGAACTTTATGCAACATGAAGGGGCTGCGCTATCTAATCCGTCACCAGAGCATTATCTACCACTTTTGTATGTGTTGGGGAGCTGGGACGGCGTCGAGCCGATTTCGATTCCCACTGATGGGATTGAGATGGGATCGCTCAGTATGTTGTCGGTAAGAATTGGATAGTTCGACGTTATAAAAAGAAAGGTTTGAACTGATAAAGTCAGCGAGCCAGGGGGTGACCACTCCTACGGGCGTTCAGGCGGTTTACACACTTGTATTTGAAACTAAAAGTAGCCCCAACGGAGTGTTTCCCCTTCATTTGACCTTGTCAGCAGTCTGAGGGAAAGCGAGTGCTTTCCCTTAAATTATGCGCAGCCTTAGCCCAAAATAATATGCGGGTAAAAACGCGACAGATCTTGGGTAATCAGTTCTCTGTCTTCACGCAAACCAATGCCACAGGGTTGATCATTCACTAGCCAGCTACCTATCAGGGTATAGCTGTCGCCGAACTTAGGCAGCGGATGGAATTGCTGCACAATCATGCCTTCTTCCCCGTATGGCCCGTCAACTCGGGCAACTTCTTTACCGTTTTCCACTATCTGGATATTGGCACCTTCCCGTGAGAACAGCGGCTTGGTGACATAATGGTCCATCTTCGGATGGTCATCTTCGGCAAAGTAAGCAGGCAACAGGTTAGGGTGATTTGGGAACATCTCCCACAGCAGCGGCAATAAGGCTTTATTAGAGATTATGCTCTTCCACGCAGGTTCCAGCCAGCGCACGCCAGCATCTTCCAACTTGGTTGAGAACATTTCACGGAACATAAACTCCCACGGATAGAGTTTGAACAAATTACTGATAACCTGATTATCCAGGTCAGTAAATTGGCCTTTCTCTCCTAAGCCGATCTCTTCCATAAACATGAATTCAGTTGGCAGACCTGCTTCCAGCGCGCAATCTTGCAAATATTGCACCGTGCCACGATCTTCTTCACTGTCCTGACAGCAGGCCAGATGCAGTAAGCTAAAACCATGGTTATCACGCAGGTCGACAAAGCGCTCAATCAACTTCTCTTGCATGCTGTTGTATTGATCAGAATCCTGACTCAAATTGCCTGCGTTGATCTGATCTTCCAACCATAACCATTGGAAAAAGGCGGCTTCATACAATGACGTTGGGGTGTCCGCATTGTTTTCCAGCAGTTTTGCTGGATTGATGCCGTCATAGGCCAGATCAAGGCGAGAATAGAGCGATGGCTGATGAGTTTTCCATGAGCTACGAACAAAATCCCAGCAGTGTTTTGGAATGCGGAATTTTGCCATCAGTTGATCGCTATTCACCACTTTCTCAACCACTTGCAGACACATCTGATGCAATTCTGCGGTAGTTTCTTCCAGCTCTTCAATCTGTGCCAGTGTGAATTCGTAATACGCATCCTCACACCAGTACGGCTCGCCATACATGGTGTGGAAACGGAAACCGAATTCAGTGGCTTTCTCGCGCCAGTCTGGGCGTTCGCTAATCGCTAAACGTTTCATTAATCAGACCTTAACCACCCATGCTGCGTGTGCTGGTTTTAGATGATGTCGCGGCACTACGTTGCATAGAAGACTGCTTAGCCACGGACTCACCAAAGCCACCACGAGTGATAGTGTTGGTTACCGCAGGTTTGGGTGCCATGGCGGTTCTTGGCACGTTCATGGTGCGGCCAGTGGTGGCTGAACCAAAGTTTTTACCTGTCGCATCAACAAACTTGCCATTCGCTGGGCTATTTGGCGCTTTCGATGTGAATAGTGGCTGGCTTGCACCACCGCCCATCATCCGGCCCATCATATAACCGGCCATTAATGGCATCCACATACTGCCACTTTGTTGTGGTGCGGCCGCCGTGGTTTCGCCAGAAGATGATGAAGATGTTGGTACCATGCCAGCTTGAGCAGGAGCCTGAGTACACTGAGATTCACCAAACTCTGCCACACAGTCTTCGCGGGTCGCATATTTTGGTGCAGTTTTAGCCGCTTCTTGTAATGCCGTGTTGTAAGCGGTGGTACATTCCGCGCTCTTGGACGGATTCGCCTGAGAGCAATCATCAGCATTTTGATACAAAGAGACGGTTTCATCGGTTTTTTCACAGCCAGCCAGCATAAATACAGCACTGACAGCTAAAGCTACGGGCGCAAGACGGTAATTGCGCCAGGATTTACGGAAAGTCTCTTGATTGATGTTTTGAGTCCGTTTCATCATTATTTATCTCATTTCAGGGCTTTTGTGCCCTTTCCCAGTAAGTACGCTCTAGAATAGGGGAAAGATGTACGAAATTAAAGCGTGGGGGCTTGCCAGCGGCAGACTTTACAAAGCTATACGAAATGCTGCGAGTAGCTTCGCTTTTTTCATTGGCAAAAAGTGCTTGGCAGCGAAGACGTAGGGCATAGAAACCGGGCACAGCCTGATGCTGCACCCGGAGAGTCCGAGTCCGTAAAAATCAGTTACGGAATGGATTGCCACTACGCGCCGCTGCTGGTGCTGCGGTAGCTGGTTGGCTTACAGAAGTAGCACGCGGTGCTGATTGAGCACTTTCGCCATCAGCATAAGCATTCTGGTTGGCATTGTCCGGTGCGAGACTGGTGGCTGAAGTTGGCACTGGCTTGTCCAATACGCCATTCAGTTGCATCAGATCGTCCATATTCAATGTCCCCAACGCGGATTGGATGTTTAACTGATTAATCAGATAGTTATAACGCGCGTCAGCTAATTGCTGTTTGGATTGATACAAGTTAGTCGTTGCAGTCAATACATCCAGAATAGTACGGGTACCCACCTGGTATCCGGCTTCCATGGCATCTAATGAACTTTGGTTGGAAATGACCACCTGCTCATAAGCCTTGATACTACTGATGGAGGCTGAAATATTATTGAATGAGGAGCGTACAGTTTGCACCACACTACGGTGCGCACTTTCTAGCTGTTCACTGGCACCGACGAAATTGTACTGTGCTTGTTTCACCGCAGAATTGGTGGCCCCGCCGCTATACAGTGGCAAACTCAGTTGCACACCAATTTGGTTTTGCCCAGCATCATTATTCACTTGCTGGCTGGTTGGTGACCCCCCACTGTAACGTGTATTGGTTACAGAAGATGAGGCGGTCAAATCGACCGTCGGCATATAACCGGTTTCTGCTGACTTAATTTGCTCACGAGCCAAATCTTGGCTCAAACGGGCAGAAAGCAAGGCAAGGTTACGTTTTTCAGCTTCTTTCAATAAGTTAGTAACTGCTTGTGGGCGCTCAGTCTTCAAGCGACTCACATTCAGTGATGCCAATTCAGGATAATAAACACCGGTGATCTGGCGCAGGTTTTCCAACGCGTTATCCAAATTGTTACGGGCAGTCACTTCTGCTGCTAACACGGTATCGTAGCTGGCACGGGCGTTTTGCACATCGGTAATTGCGACTAAACCTACATTAAACCGCTGGGTCGTTTGGTCCAACTGGCGATAGACCGATTGCTTCTGTGCTTCGGTGTAAGACAGGCTATCAATCGCTCTGAGTACGTTGAAATAGGCTGTTGCCGTGTTCAGGATCAGTGCCTGTTCGTCGGTCTGGAATGTGACATCCTGAATACCCGCCGCCTTTTCCTGTAAGGTCAGGGCGCGCCATTTAGACATATCAAAAATAGTTTGAGTCAGTTGCAGGGAGCCTGATGTCGCGTTGCTATCCGGGCTATCGGATGCATCACGGAAACCATTAGTATGGCTGTAACCTGCACCCAAACCGAGCTGTGGTAACAGCGGGCTGCGAGCTTGATTAATTTTTTCATATGCAGCATCGCGGTCAGCAGCCGATTTGCGTAAATCCGGGTTACTATCCCTGGCTTGCTTATAAACTTGCAGCAAGTTCTCTGCCTGGCTCATGGTACTGAAACCAGCCAGACTCAGCCCGATAAGAAGGGGGAGCAGTTTCTTCATTTGCAGTCCTTGTTGTGCAGCATTTGTGCGGCAATTTTACTATGGTAGCTGTCGATAGACGATATTGTTGCCGATTCTATCAGAGTCTGCCAATGGGATAAGGTGGCTGATTGTGCCATCTCGCCTTAATTTACTTAAATCTATCACAAAGCTAAATGAGTATTCAGACAACTCATCTGTATCGAGCTATCTTGGTCAAATAATCTTTATCAAAATCATTTCTATCGGCTAACTCTATGCCTGCTATTTTAAAATCCTGTATACCCGTCATACTGCAAGCTGCATGTGCGTTAGCTGCTTTCGTTAACCCCAGTCACTTACTTATGTAAGCTTATGGGGGATTATGAGCCTCACCCTACGGGCCAGCGCAGGCGCTGTGCAAAATGGTTTACAACCAATTTGTCGCTCAATTGCCGCCTTCCTGCAACTCTAATTATTTAGGGTATAGCCTGTGTAGTTTGGCTGTCATCAAAAATCACAATTAAGCTTGGATACTTAAGTAAGGAGAACAGTTAATGACGTCAGTACAATCTTCACCGGTGACCTTTGACAAGAATGATGTGGAAATTATTGCACGTGAAACACTTTACAGTGGTTTTTTTTCACTGAATTTATACCGATTCCGCCACCGCCTGTTTAACGGTGAAATGAGTGGTGAAGTTAAGCGTGAAATTTTCGAGCGTGGCCATGCTGCGGTGTTGTTACCCTATGATCCGGTGCGTGATGAAGTGGTATTGGTTGAGCAATTACGGATTGCCGCCATTGACAGTAGCCCGTCACCTTGGTTATTAGAAATGGTAGCCGGAATGATTGAAGAGGGTGAAACCGTTGAGGCGGTCGCCCGTCGCGAGGCGCAGGAGGAAGCCGGAATTGACATTGGCCGCTGTAAGCCGGTGCTCAGCTATTTAGCCAGCCCCGGGGGCACCAGCGAACGTTTGTCTATTATGGTGGGCGAAGTTGATGCGACAACGGCGAAGGGCATTCATGGCTTGGCCGACGAAAATGAAGATATTCGAGTGCATGTTGTTAGTCGTGAACAAGCTTGTCGTTGGGTTGAAGAAGGTGCTATTGATAACGCAGCCTCAATCATTGCATTACAATGGTTGGCGTTGCACCATCAATCGCTGAGAGCAGAATGGCAGTCATAAAGAGAAAAAATAATGAGTAAGCGCTATACACCTGATTTCCCTGAGATGATGCGGATATGTGAAACTAACTTCGCACAATTGCGTCGTTTGATACCTCGCGTCGATGAAGTGGGCGAAAACGTGGCTTATCAGGTTAATGGTGGCAGTTATAGGCTGACAATTATTGAGTCAACCCGCTACACTTCGGTAGTAGAGATTGTGCAAACCGAGCCTGCGGTGAGTCACTGGAGCCTGCCATCGATGGTGGTGCGGCTTTATCATGATGCACAGGTCGCGGAAGTGTGTGCCAGTCAGCAGATCTACCGCTTCAAAGCAAGTTATGATTATCCGAATAAAAAGTTGCATCAGCGGGACGAAAAGCATCAAATTAACCAGTTTCTTGCTGACTGGTTGCGCTATTGTTTGGCGCATGGAGCGGTGGCAGTTCCGGTTTGTTAGACAGACTTATAACCTTGCCTACAGAGAGTGAAGAATCGTGATAATTCTGGTTGGGAAGGGTGCAAAAACAAGGACACCATTTGGAAAGCCTGTTTAAACTGCCTATGGCGAGTGGGGCCAAAGTCAGAATTTTACAAATAACAGATACCCACCTCTTCGCAGGTGAACATGAGACCTTGCTGGGTGTGAATACGTCCCGCAGTTATCGCGCTGTGTTGGATGCGATTATTGCTGAGCAACATCCATTTGATCTGATTGTTGCAACCGGTGATTTGGCGCAGGACCATTCGGTTGCTGCCTATCAAAATTTTGCGAAGGGTATTTCCCGTTTGCCGGCGCCTTGCGTATGGCTACCCGGTAATCACGATTTTCAACCGGCGATGGTAGATGCACTGGCGGATTCAGGCATTGCGCCTTCGAAGCAGGTTCTGGTTGGTGATAACTGGCAAATTCTGTTATTGGACAGTCAGGTATTCGGTGTTCCTTATGGTGAACTGAGCGATTATCAGTTGGAGTGGATGGAGCGTTGTCTGGTGGCTTACCCAGAACGCTATACGCTGATTTTATTGCATCATCACCCAATGCCATCCGGCTGCACTTGGCTTGACCAACACAGTCTGCGTAATGCGCATATGTTGGCGGCAGTGCTGGTTCGTTATCCGCGTGTTACCACCTTATTGTGTGGCCATATCCATCAAGATTTGGATCTCGATTGGTATGGTAAACGGCTGCTGGCCAGCCCTTCTACTTGTGTGCAGTTCAAACCGCACTGTACTAATTTTACGCTTGATACTGTGGCCCCGGGATGGCGCTACCTCGACTTACTGCCTGATGGAATACTTGAAACTGAGGTTCGTCGGTTAGCCAGTGATGAGTTCTGCCCGGACATGGACTCGGATGGTTATTGATGAGTACGCTTCTTTATATTTACGGCTTTAATAGCTCCCCCAGTTCGCTCAAAGCAACCACCTTTAAAAGTTGGTTGCAGCAGCACCATCCTCATATTGAGATGCTGACACCGCAATTACCGCCGTATCCGGCACAAGCAGCAGAAATGTTGGAAAACATTGTGATGGATAAAGCGGGGCAATCTATTGGTATTGTTGGTTCTTCCTTGGGCGGCTATTTTGCTACCTGGCTTTCCCAGCGTTTCAGCATTCCTGCGGTGGTTGTTAACCCGGCAGTGCGGCCTTTTGAGCTGCTCAGTGATTATCTGGGCGAGAATGAGAACCCCTACACAGGTCAACAATATGTGTTAGAGTCTCGACATATTTACGACCTGAAGGTCATGCAAATTGAAAAGTTGGAATCCCCAGATTTACTCTGGTTATTGCAACAAACCGGGGATGAGATCCTCGATTACCGTCAAGCGGTTGCTTATTACACCCCTTGCCGGCAAACAGTAGAATCAGGTGGAAATCATGCCTTTGTTGGCTTTGATCACTATTTCTCCCCGATTGTAACTTTTTTAGGGCTAGCGACTGCCTGATAACAGGCCGTATATGTGCCACCGATACAGTAGGTTTGGTATTACTACAATTTTGGTATTACTACCGTTGGGTATCGTTACTACAGTGGGTATTGCACTGGGGCCGAGATGGCCCACCAGGCATGTCACCGCCAGCCTTCCAACCATTAGCCGAATATTAATCAACCATGACTGAATCCAGCTATAACGCTGATGCCATTGAAGTACTCAGCGGTTTAGAACCAGTGCGTCGTCGTCCGGGCATGTATACGGATACCACGCGGCCAAACCACCTTGGTCAAGAGGTGATTGATAACAGCGTCGATGAGGCGCTGGCGGGCCATGCCCGGCGTATTGACGTTATTCTGCACGCCGATCAATCGCTGGAAGTGACTGATGATGGCCGTGGCATGCCTGTTGATATCCATCCAGAAGAAGGTGTTCCCGCCGTTGAACTGATTATGTGTCGGTTACACGCAGGCGGCAAATTCTCGAATAAAAACTATCAGTTCTCTGGTGGTTTGCACGGTGTAGGCATTTCAGTTGTGAATGCTTTATCCAAGCGAGTAGAGGTCACGGTGCGCCGTGATAGCCAAATCTACAGTATCGCCTTTGAAAATGGCGATAAAGTGCAGGAACTACAAGTTATCGGGACATGCGGTAAGCGCAATACCGGTACCAGCGTGCATTTCTGGCCGGATGTCTCATTCTTCGATAGCCCACGTTTCTCGGTTTCGCGTTTATCCCATTTGCTGAAAGCGAAAGCCGTGTTGTGCCCCGGCGTAGAAATCGTCTTTAAAGATCTGGTGAATAATACCGAGCAGCGTTGGTGCTATGCCGATGGCCTGACCGATTATCTGATGGAAGCGGTTGATGGCTTGATTACCCTGCCAGAAGCACCGTTTGTCGGCTCTTTTGCCGGTGATACTGAAGCGATTGATTGGGCGCTGTTGTGGTTGCCAGAAGGCGGTGAACTGTTGACAGAAAGCTACGTCAACCTGATCCCCACCATGCAGGGCGGAACTCACGTCAACGGTTTGCGTCAGGGTTTGCTGGATGCCATGCGCGATTTCTGCGAATACCGCAATATTTTGCCCCGTGGTGTCAAACTTTCGGCCGATGATATCTGGGAACGCTGTGCTTATGTGTTGTCAGTAAAAATGCAGGACCCACAATTTGCCGGCCAGACGAAAGAGCGGCTCTCCTCACGTCAGTGTGCTGCTTTTGTGTCCGGTGTGGTAAAAGATGCCTTCAGCCTATGGTTGAATCAGAATATACAAGCGGCAGAACAACTGGCTGAATTGGCCATTTCCAGTGCTCAGCGCCGTATGCGTGCGGCAAAAAAAGTGGTGCGTAAGAAGCTGACCAGCGGCCCGGCATTGCCCGGTAAATTGGCGGATTGTACTTCGCAGGATCTGAGCATGACCGAATTATTCTTGGTGGAAGGGGATTCCGCCGGTGGTTCGGCTAAACAGGCACGTGATCGTGAATATCAGGCGATCATGCCGCTGAAAGGCAAGATCCTAAATACCTGGGAAGTTTCGTCAGATGAAGTGCTGGCCTCGCAGGAAGTACACGATATCTCGGTAGCCATTGGTATCGATCCAGACAGCGAAGATTTGAGCCAACTGCGTTACGGTAAAGTTTGTATCCTGGCGGATGCGGACTCCGATGGTTTGCATATTGCCACCCTGCTGTGCGCCCTGTTTGTGCGTCACTTCCGGGCGTTGGTGCGCAAC includes:
- the parE gene encoding DNA topoisomerase IV subunit B: MTESSYNADAIEVLSGLEPVRRRPGMYTDTTRPNHLGQEVIDNSVDEALAGHARRIDVILHADQSLEVTDDGRGMPVDIHPEEGVPAVELIMCRLHAGGKFSNKNYQFSGGLHGVGISVVNALSKRVEVTVRRDSQIYSIAFENGDKVQELQVIGTCGKRNTGTSVHFWPDVSFFDSPRFSVSRLSHLLKAKAVLCPGVEIVFKDLVNNTEQRWCYADGLTDYLMEAVDGLITLPEAPFVGSFAGDTEAIDWALLWLPEGGELLTESYVNLIPTMQGGTHVNGLRQGLLDAMRDFCEYRNILPRGVKLSADDIWERCAYVLSVKMQDPQFAGQTKERLSSRQCAAFVSGVVKDAFSLWLNQNIQAAEQLAELAISSAQRRMRAAKKVVRKKLTSGPALPGKLADCTSQDLSMTELFLVEGDSAGGSAKQARDREYQAIMPLKGKILNTWEVSSDEVLASQEVHDISVAIGIDPDSEDLSQLRYGKVCILADADSDGLHIATLLCALFVRHFRALVRNGHVYVAMPPLYRIDLGKEVFYALDEEEKTGVLEQLKRKRGKPNVQRFKGLGEMNPLQLRETTLDPNTRRLVQLTIGDDDIDKTLAMMDMLLAKKRSEDRRNWLQEKGDTAEIEV